In one Melopsittacus undulatus isolate bMelUnd1 chromosome 4, bMelUnd1.mat.Z, whole genome shotgun sequence genomic region, the following are encoded:
- the LOC117436094 gene encoding olfactory receptor 1020-like, which produces MGGNHTQTKFILLGITESPYVQTPLFLFFLLTYIVTLVGNVGIIILVRVSPSLHTPMYFFLTHFAFTDICYSTVISPRMLADLLSEDKTISFTACMMQFFTFAFFSTIECHLLAMMAYDRHVAICQPLLYVTIISSRVCWQLVASSYLFAFLSVIIYTWCVFGGSFCGPNHIDHFFCDVVPVLKLVCSDTHSSEMIIFALYTINVVSAVVVILLSYISIIHTVLRMCSAQSRARAFHTCSSHLMAVSLYFGPAFFMYLQPPSSHRSLDKVASIFYTVVTPMLNPFIYSLRNKEVKGALIKCRRRLFNHRQLRRVLSSRT; this is translated from the coding sequence ATGGGAGGAAATCACACTCAGACTAAATTCATCCTGTTGGGAATTACAGAGAGCCCATATGTGCAaactcctctttttctcttctttctgttgaCTTACATTGTCACTTTGGTGGGGAATGTTGGGATTATCATCTTGGTTCGggtgtctcccagcctccacacccccatgtacttcttcctcacccatttCGCCTTCACtgacatctgctattccacagtcatctcccccaggatgctggcagacctcttatcagaggacaaaaccatttctttcactgcctgcatgatgcagttcttcacctttgcttttttcagtactattgagtgtcacctgctggccatgatggcctacgaccggcacgttgccatctgccagcccctgctctatgtgaccatcatctccagccgtgtctgctggcagctggtagcatcaTCCTACCTATTCGCCTTCCTCAGTGTCATCATCTACAcatggtgtgtgtttggaggttccttctgtggtcccaaccacattgaccacttcttctgtgatgTTGTCCCTGTTCTAAAGCTCgtgtgctctgacacccacagcagtgagatgatCATCTTTGCCTTATACACCATCAATGTGGTGAGTGCAGTTGTTGTCATTTTGCTCTCGTACATCTCTATCATTCACacagtgctgaggatgtgctcagcacagagcagggccagagccttCCACACCTGCTCATCCCATTTGATGGCTGTTTCCTTGTACTTTGGGCCAGCATTCTTCATGTACCTACAACCTCCATCTAGCCACAGGAGCCTGGATAAGGTGGCCTCCATCTTTTACACCGTAGTCAcccccatgctcaacccattcatctacagcctgaggaacaaggaaGTGAAGGGGGCTCTGATCAAGTGCAGGAGGAGATTGTTCAACCATAGGCAACTGAGACGAGTTCTGTCATCCAGGACATGA